A region of Bacteroidota bacterium DNA encodes the following proteins:
- a CDS encoding tyrosine-type recombinase/integrase, translating to MLELISIHQAAQQLNYKDLRPTKVWISQRGIPMFKVGKGFCLLKEDFENAYYFPIISFLKYKQSVASQKQSANEHEISSQTIWTNYAEELSSCTMRASNEPLFLKKDLRVKGLTVFCSHCQRNVTDFCTEGGKLQQCEYGRTHKFKGYSYVPGTKIRKVKIYDTDDPYEAARLHILFDQLVKKGRYEDVGKMINRKETIGKTNPQFIEKAMESYLKVLKGESEYEFSQQAKSPAHIKDTDRTFSYFKEALRKINMNPETTMAGEVNDRVVNVFHNYLVKERGFANNTYNRHMTTMRTLFNHLKKQEIWNGKNPFVEVKKKKVTPEVNIVEVNKLLLMIDSMSPENAIQILGTGEKKNHWHSFLKQTFLLALMTGLRRESLISLKYSDIQENENGIPSVIQSSNLKVNRIKGYEKENEVQQYIPVTPQLRSLLSEQLDYDNNRKSEKFLVAGESTIQRKTLMNILSRSFTHFWKQKYPNEDIQFSDLRKTYISRLTLAVGSNSRILTGHASQDILEKHYIRKQMIAEAISNTEIFPELDVKKLERTNELEQVRENKKEQTKTIER from the coding sequence ATGCTAGAACTTATCTCCATACACCAAGCCGCCCAGCAACTCAACTATAAAGACCTGCGCCCTACGAAGGTGTGGATATCGCAGCGCGGGATTCCTATGTTTAAGGTAGGCAAAGGATTTTGCCTTTTAAAAGAAGATTTTGAAAACGCCTATTACTTTCCGATTATTTCCTTTTTAAAATATAAGCAGTCGGTTGCTTCTCAAAAACAATCAGCAAATGAGCACGAAATTTCCTCGCAGACAATATGGACAAACTATGCCGAAGAGTTATCATCCTGCACGATGCGAGCAAGCAACGAACCATTGTTTCTTAAAAAAGACCTGCGCGTGAAGGGTTTAACCGTGTTCTGTTCGCATTGCCAGCGAAATGTAACGGATTTTTGCACAGAGGGAGGAAAATTGCAACAGTGTGAATACGGGCGCACTCACAAGTTCAAAGGGTATTCATATGTACCCGGCACAAAAATCCGTAAAGTGAAAATCTATGATACGGACGACCCATATGAAGCAGCCCGCCTGCACATTCTTTTCGATCAATTGGTGAAAAAAGGCAGGTATGAAGATGTGGGCAAGATGATTAACAGGAAAGAAACCATAGGCAAAACCAATCCGCAGTTTATAGAAAAAGCCATGGAGAGCTACCTAAAAGTGTTAAAGGGGGAATCAGAATATGAATTTTCACAGCAGGCAAAATCACCCGCCCACATAAAGGATACGGACAGAACATTTTCCTATTTCAAAGAAGCATTGAGAAAAATAAATATGAATCCGGAAACTACGATGGCAGGTGAAGTAAATGACAGAGTAGTAAATGTCTTTCATAATTATTTAGTCAAAGAAAGGGGATTTGCTAACAATACATATAATCGGCACATGACGACCATGCGCACCTTATTTAATCATTTGAAAAAGCAGGAAATTTGGAACGGAAAAAATCCATTCGTTGAGGTGAAGAAAAAGAAAGTTACCCCAGAAGTAAATATAGTTGAGGTTAATAAATTGCTTTTAATGATTGATTCAATGAGTCCTGAAAACGCCATTCAAATATTAGGAACAGGAGAGAAAAAAAATCACTGGCACTCATTTTTAAAACAGACATTCCTGCTTGCGCTGATGACTGGATTGAGAAGGGAATCGCTGATTTCTCTGAAGTATTCGGACATACAAGAAAATGAAAACGGAATTCCCAGCGTCATACAAAGTTCTAACCTGAAAGTAAATCGCATCAAAGGCTACGAAAAGGAAAATGAAGTGCAGCAATATATTCCGGTAACGCCCCAGCTTCGTTCGCTGTTGTCCGAGCAGTTGGATTATGACAATAATCGAAAGTCGGAAAAATTTCTTGTTGCCGGTGAAAGCACTATTCAGCGCAAAACATTAATGAACATTCTCAGCAGGTCGTTCACTCATTTTTGGAAGCAAAAATATCCAAATGAAGACATCCAGTTCTCTGATTTGAGGAAGACATATATTTCGAGACTGACTTTGGCGGTCGGCAGCAACAGCCGGATTCTGACGGGGCATGCATCGCAGGATATTTTGGAAAAACATTATATACGAAAGCAGATGATCGCGGAAGCAATTTCTAACACGGAAATATTTCCCGAGTTGGATGTTAAGAAATTGGAACGGACTAATGAGCTTGAACAAGTGCGGGAAAACAAAAAGGAACAAACAAAAACAATTGAACGATGA
- a CDS encoding sigma-70 family RNA polymerase sigma factor gives MKQKEAWVFDLAIRERGKISNYLLERIHDELKYKVFAFCRKIAEDVFYFDDPEEMAKDLYQHAWMKFYMIKEFYIKRYKTGTHLRHAIIKWLTKSAYGYAADLLTRNLTKSFSSLSSNYDFYDKISNTLSTEYNIKEAESEKQSVVRDILDSLNERELDIVIITIHYKPHNIPKEEREKICSKYNITEENFRKIKERVMKKIEEKIKSLIKLYQQ, from the coding sequence ATGAAACAAAAAGAAGCATGGGTTTTTGATTTGGCAATACGGGAACGTGGAAAAATATCTAATTATTTATTAGAAAGAATTCACGATGAGTTAAAATATAAAGTATTTGCTTTTTGCAGAAAAATCGCTGAGGATGTATTCTATTTTGATGATCCCGAAGAAATGGCTAAAGATTTATATCAACATGCGTGGATGAAATTTTACATGATTAAAGAGTTTTATATAAAAAGATATAAGACAGGAACTCATCTTAGACATGCAATAATAAAATGGCTTACCAAATCAGCATACGGGTATGCTGCTGATTTGCTTACTCGGAATCTTACTAAATCTTTTTCTTCTTTATCTTCTAACTATGATTTTTATGATAAAATAAGCAATACTCTTTCAACTGAATACAATATAAAAGAAGCAGAATCAGAAAAACAATCAGTGGTAAGAGATATATTGGATTCTTTGAATGAGCGTGAACTTGATATTGTAATTATTACGATACACTATAAACCACATAACATTCCCAAGGAAGAACGAGAAAAAATATGCAGTAAATATAATATAACAGAGGAAAATTTTAGGAAAATAAAGGAAAGGGTTATGAAAAAAATAGAAGAAAAGATTAAATCTTTAATCAAATTATATCAGCAATGA